One window of Desulfobaculum bizertense DSM 18034 genomic DNA carries:
- a CDS encoding tRNA (adenine-N1)-methyltransferase, giving the protein MLEPGQLVLLISPKGKRYMKVLDLEKDLHTQEGILLMADVAKADYGTIVHTHLGRPFRVVRPTLSDMVKGVRRQTQVLYPKDIGYLLVRLGIGAGKTVIEAGSGSGSLTVALSHTVGNDGRVFTYERRPEFAELCRSNLDRYGLGANVTQVIGHDVAEGFVRNTEEEGTRADALFLDVRTPWEYVHLIPAAIKPGSPVAFLLPTISQVSDLLKALEAAPFADLEVAEILVRRWKTVPDRMRPDDRMVAHTGFLVFARHQEGNDEFEAARPLGTRERKQQKAREKRLAAEAAKNSDAEGEGNQEESA; this is encoded by the coding sequence ATGCTTGAACCCGGTCAACTGGTACTGCTCATCAGCCCGAAGGGCAAGCGTTACATGAAGGTCCTTGATCTTGAAAAGGACCTGCATACGCAGGAAGGCATTCTGCTGATGGCTGATGTAGCCAAGGCAGACTATGGTACCATCGTACATACGCACCTTGGACGCCCGTTCCGAGTGGTGCGTCCTACCCTCTCGGATATGGTCAAGGGCGTACGCCGCCAGACACAGGTACTGTACCCCAAGGACATCGGCTACTTGCTGGTGCGTCTTGGCATTGGTGCCGGTAAGACGGTTATTGAGGCTGGCAGCGGCTCCGGCAGCCTGACGGTTGCCCTTTCGCACACTGTTGGCAACGACGGCCGGGTGTTCACATATGAACGCCGTCCCGAGTTTGCAGAACTGTGCCGCAGCAACCTTGATCGTTACGGTCTTGGCGCGAATGTGACACAGGTCATTGGCCATGATGTCGCAGAAGGCTTTGTTCGCAACACAGAAGAAGAGGGCACACGTGCAGACGCACTGTTCCTCGACGTCCGTACTCCCTGGGAGTATGTGCACCTGATTCCCGCAGCAATCAAGCCCGGTTCTCCCGTGGCTTTCCTGCTGCCGACGATTTCTCAGGTGAGCGATCTGCTCAAGGCGCTTGAGGCTGCCCCGTTTGCAGACCTTGAGGTTGCCGAAATTCTGGTTCGCCGCTGGAAGACTGTGCCAGATCGTATGCGTCCTGATGACCGCATGGTGGCCCACACAGGTTTCCTCGTTTTTGCCCGCCATCAGGAAGGCAATGATGAGTTTGAAGCCGCGCGTCCGCTTGGGACTCGTGAGCGCAAGCAGCAGAAGGCACGCGAAAAGCGCCTTGCTGCCGAAGCAGCAAAAAATTCTGACGCCGAAGGCGAAGGAAATCAGGAAGAATCAGCATAA
- a CDS encoding phenylacetate--CoA ligase family protein — translation MTRKDRTEGIYSRREVLDESERRQYYQIQLKELLAYAYRYSEDVKKRFDRAQFNVEKFRSLSDLKHIPIIKKKELIFLQSMGPRLGGLLTKDLGELRRVFLSPGPIFDPEDRTEDYWGWTEGFYAAGFRSGDLSQVTFNYHLTPAGLMFEEPLRNLGCSVVPAGPGNTATQLEIMQKLRTTGYVGTPSYLMHLAQKAEEAGLNLRKDLYLEVAFVTGEKFPEKMRQTIEKKFDLIMRQGYGTADVGCIGYECYHCNGLHLSNRAYVEICHPDTGIPLKDGEVGEIVVTSFNHTYPLIRLATGDLSYIDRAPCACGRTSPRLGNIVGRVDTTTRIKGMFVYPHQVEQVMSQFEDIKRWQIEVTNPGGIDEMILHIEASNFTREDELLHAFRQQIKLRPSLDVVAPGTLPAQIRPIEDKRKWD, via the coding sequence ATGACCCGTAAGGACCGTACCGAAGGCATCTACTCTCGTCGTGAGGTGCTGGACGAGTCTGAACGTCGCCAGTATTACCAGATCCAGCTCAAGGAGCTGCTGGCCTACGCCTACAGATATTCCGAAGACGTCAAAAAGCGTTTTGACCGCGCCCAGTTTAATGTTGAGAAATTCCGCTCTCTTTCTGATCTGAAGCACATCCCGATCATCAAGAAAAAAGAACTGATCTTTCTCCAGTCTATGGGTCCGCGTCTGGGCGGTCTTTTGACCAAGGATCTTGGTGAACTGCGCCGCGTCTTCCTGTCTCCCGGTCCGATCTTTGACCCGGAAGACAGAACAGAAGATTACTGGGGCTGGACAGAAGGCTTTTATGCCGCTGGTTTCCGTTCTGGCGATCTCTCTCAGGTGACGTTTAACTACCACCTGACTCCTGCTGGTCTGATGTTTGAAGAGCCGCTGAGAAACCTCGGCTGTTCCGTTGTTCCGGCTGGCCCGGGCAACACGGCAACCCAGCTCGAGATCATGCAGAAGCTGCGGACCACGGGCTACGTGGGTACCCCCAGCTACCTGATGCATCTGGCTCAGAAGGCAGAAGAAGCCGGTCTGAACCTGCGTAAGGACCTCTATCTTGAGGTTGCTTTCGTAACGGGTGAGAAATTCCCCGAAAAGATGCGTCAGACCATCGAAAAGAAATTCGACCTGATTATGCGTCAGGGCTACGGCACCGCAGATGTTGGCTGCATTGGTTATGAGTGTTACCATTGCAACGGCCTGCATTTGTCGAACCGTGCTTACGTTGAAATCTGTCATCCTGACACGGGTATCCCGCTCAAGGATGGCGAGGTTGGCGAAATTGTTGTCACCTCTTTCAACCATACCTATCCGCTGATTCGACTGGCTACTGGTGATCTGTCGTACATCGACCGCGCACCGTGTGCCTGTGGCCGTACTTCTCCGCGCCTTGGCAATATTGTCGGCCGGGTTGATACCACCACCCGAATCAAGGGCATGTTTGTTTACCCGCATCAGGTTGAGCAGGTCATGTCTCAGTTCGAAGATATTAAACGTTGGCAGATCGAAGTCACCAATCCTGGTGGCATTGATGAGATGATTCTGCACATTGAGGCCAGCAACTTCACCCGCGAGGATGAACTGCTGCACGCCTTTAGACAGCAGATCAAGCTTCGTCCTTCTCTGGACGTAGTTGCTCCTGGTACGCTGCCAGCACAGATTCGTCCCATTGAGGACAAGAGGAAATGGGATTAA
- a CDS encoding ChaN family lipoprotein gives MGLTPRFFSYLTRLGAVVLVAAALGACAPHRPVSGPVPEVPSVAPGTFLSAQGDVFPLDRLAAFAGQADYVLLGEGHASACDHLAQARMLEALCRAACEAGRPVPALGLEMVSVDHQPVLDRFNSGEIGADGLAKALDWKKVWGYGYELYRPVFEVAEAQNMPLVALNVPRRVTRTVGREGTDALTKADRVFLPKKILPPSREQQEFLQEQFALHQKMMKGAPERMQASVSRFQTVQSIWDTAMAENAMKARHSFVRPIAIIVGSGHVEYGWGIEHRLATLDPEAQVYSIAPWRGGDAPEPDLADAFFYCPPRQTLKLGLVVEMKSCGAQVVSIAAGSRAEKAGLKEGDCIVRAQGMPVEALWTLHKAAVRANREDKGRLRFDVLREGTSHHLTIQLSRTSRKGTTVAPTGTP, from the coding sequence ATGGGATTAACCCCGCGTTTCTTCTCATATCTTACACGTCTTGGTGCTGTCGTCCTCGTGGCGGCAGCCCTTGGCGCCTGTGCGCCTCACAGGCCGGTCTCCGGACCTGTCCCTGAGGTGCCTTCCGTTGCTCCCGGCACATTCCTTTCTGCTCAGGGAGATGTTTTCCCCCTAGACCGCCTGGCAGCGTTTGCTGGGCAGGCTGATTATGTCCTTCTTGGCGAAGGTCATGCTTCGGCCTGCGATCATTTGGCACAGGCACGCATGCTTGAGGCCCTGTGTCGGGCCGCCTGTGAAGCTGGTCGCCCGGTTCCTGCTCTTGGATTGGAAATGGTCTCTGTAGACCATCAGCCCGTGCTGGACCGGTTTAATTCTGGGGAAATAGGAGCAGACGGACTCGCCAAGGCTCTCGACTGGAAAAAAGTCTGGGGCTATGGCTATGAGCTGTATCGGCCTGTTTTTGAAGTCGCAGAAGCACAGAATATGCCCCTTGTGGCCTTGAATGTGCCCCGCCGCGTGACCCGCACTGTGGGTCGGGAAGGGACGGATGCGCTCACAAAGGCCGATCGCGTTTTTCTTCCGAAAAAAATCCTGCCCCCGTCTCGGGAACAGCAGGAATTTCTTCAAGAGCAGTTTGCCCTGCATCAAAAAATGATGAAGGGAGCACCGGAGCGCATGCAGGCTTCTGTTTCGCGTTTTCAGACCGTGCAGTCCATTTGGGATACTGCAATGGCTGAGAATGCAATGAAAGCCCGCCATTCGTTTGTGCGCCCGATAGCTATTATTGTTGGCTCTGGCCATGTTGAATATGGCTGGGGCATAGAGCATCGTCTGGCAACGCTTGATCCAGAGGCTCAGGTGTATTCCATTGCTCCGTGGCGGGGCGGGGATGCTCCAGAGCCAGATCTGGCCGATGCGTTTTTTTACTGTCCACCCCGGCAGACCCTCAAACTGGGTCTGGTTGTGGAAATGAAGTCCTGCGGTGCGCAGGTCGTTTCCATTGCTGCGGGGTCTCGGGCAGAAAAGGCCGGACTCAAAGAGGGGGACTGCATTGTCCGTGCTCAGGGCATGCCTGTGGAGGCTCTGTGGACATTGCACAAGGCTGCGGTTCGCGCCAATCGTGAGGATAAAGGACGCCTGCGTTTTGACGTCCTGCGCGAGGGCACATCCCACCATCTGACAATCCAACTTTCCAGAACCAGTCGGAAGGGGACCACGGTTGCCCCAACTGGCACACCCTAA
- the mutM gene encoding bifunctional DNA-formamidopyrimidine glycosylase/DNA-(apurinic or apyrimidinic site) lyase, with translation MPELPEVQTIARELLNELREQRILSFDLLSKGAVNKEYGAMSPSQIARHLPGSMIRRVWRRGKLLLIDIVTLKKKELTICFHLKMTGRLLVTDTIAAPDKHCRLRFRLPDGRALFFADSRKFGFCRVMTQQALSTWPFYKSLGPEPLEVSVDDFVELFKGRRGQVKPLLLDQNFIAGVGNIYADESLFRAGILPHALASSVERERLEALHASLQDVLKEAIAANGSSINDYRDAHGDAGAFQNEFRVYGRAGEACVNCGSELQRRTVAGRATVFCPKCQH, from the coding sequence ATGCCTGAACTTCCAGAGGTACAGACCATAGCCCGCGAACTCCTCAACGAGCTTCGCGAGCAGCGTATACTGTCGTTTGACTTGCTGTCCAAGGGTGCCGTCAACAAAGAGTACGGTGCAATGTCTCCGTCACAGATTGCCCGTCATCTGCCTGGTAGCATGATTCGTCGCGTTTGGCGTCGGGGCAAGCTGCTGCTGATTGACATTGTCACGCTCAAGAAAAAAGAGCTGACCATCTGTTTTCACCTGAAAATGACTGGACGCCTGCTGGTGACTGATACCATTGCAGCTCCAGACAAGCACTGCCGCCTGCGTTTCCGTCTGCCTGATGGCCGCGCCCTGTTCTTTGCGGATTCCCGCAAGTTTGGGTTCTGCCGGGTTATGACGCAGCAGGCTCTCAGCACATGGCCTTTCTACAAGAGCCTCGGCCCTGAGCCGCTTGAAGTTTCCGTTGATGACTTTGTGGAACTCTTCAAGGGCCGCCGTGGTCAGGTGAAGCCATTGCTGCTGGACCAGAACTTTATTGCTGGCGTTGGCAACATCTATGCAGATGAATCTTTGTTCCGCGCTGGCATTCTGCCGCATGCACTGGCTTCCAGTGTTGAGCGTGAGCGTCTTGAGGCACTGCATGCTTCCTTGCAGGACGTGCTGAAAGAAGCCATTGCCGCTAACGGCAGTTCCATCAATGATTACCGTGATGCACACGGGGATGCTGGTGCATTCCAGAATGAATTCCGTGTGTATGGCCGGGCCGGAGAGGCTTGCGTCAACTGCGGCTCTGAATTGCAGCGCCGTACTGTGGCTGGACGCGCCACTGTCTTCTGCCCCAAGTGCCAGCACTAA